One region of Candidatus Methylomirabilota bacterium genomic DNA includes:
- a CDS encoding addiction module protein translates to MSKRGLDIASLTPEERLDLLEELWDSLAATPGAIPLTEAQRAELDRRLDDLEREGPVGIPWDEVLSRIRSRGP, encoded by the coding sequence ATGAGTAAGCGTGGCCTTGACATCGCATCGCTGACACCCGAAGAGCGGCTCGACCTGCTGGAGGAGCTGTGGGACAGCCTCGCGGCTACGCCCGGGGCGATTCCGCTCACGGAAGCTCAGCGCGCAGAACTCGACCGGCGCCTGGACGATCTGGAACGCGAGGGTCCGGTCGGCATACCCTGGGACGAGGTTCTTAGCCGAATTCGCAGCCGGGGTCCGTGA